A genomic segment from Micropterus dolomieu isolate WLL.071019.BEF.003 ecotype Adirondacks linkage group LG03, ASM2129224v1, whole genome shotgun sequence encodes:
- the LOC123968937 gene encoding uncharacterized protein LOC123968937, which translates to MDPTIKLAIVHVLEDLSEINFQKFCHQLRDRREEPRVRLRAVEGKTVCQIADLLVSTFTKIKAPEVAVEILKQINCHEEAETLYSKTKACVDRGDPIFPKTSTGELETNPSEEARKQAAGQRILRATRSGVKKPEEVKAEAKARVISEGGDPSNDWLILSRFMIQFGQYKGQTFKWLLENDVGYTAYIVAGHQKQREPTMYQSPLMANQDSLTQYASAYCELKKEVRFHRGYNRSLQSGQEGKALVGFGLHRLDTLQDLYESKDPNKISYVSFLRTKKSTCDPGSKMEDAIRYILKRDQRRGAAATRRPTPSFAPRAARKHTRDQPTTASRPIVRKQKRSLTGKSFRPR; encoded by the exons ATGGACCCGACAATCAAACTGGCTATAGTGCATGTGCTGGAGGATCTGAGTGAGATAAATTTTCAGAAGTTTTGTCACCAGCTGAGAGACCGCAGAGAAGAGCCGCGGGTTAGACTTAGAGCCGTGGAGGGTAAAACTGTATGCCAGATCGCAGACCTCCTGGTTTCAACCTTCACCAAGATTAAAGCCCCTGAAGTGGCTGTGGAGATATTGAAGCAGATTAACTGCCACGAGGAGGCAGAGACACTGT ATTCAAAAACCAAAGCCTGTGTGGAT AGAGGTGACCCTATCTTCCCCAAGACCTCGACTGGAGAGTTGGAAACAAATCCCTCAGAGGAGGCTCGGAAACAAGCAGCCGGCCAGCGGATCTTACGAGCTACTCGAAGTGGTGTGAAGAAGCCAGAAGAAGTGAAGGCTGAAGCGAAGGCCCGCGTCATATCTGAGGGAGGGGACCCTTCCAATGATTGGCTCATATTGAGCAGGTTTATGATTCAGTTTGGCCAGTACAAAGGTCAAACCTTCAAATGGCTGTTGGAGAATGATGTGGGGTACACTGCTTACATAGTGGCTGGCCACCAAAAGCAGCGAGAGCCCACTATGTATCAGAGCCCACTGATGGCTAACCAG GATTCCTTGACTCAGTACGCGTCTGCTTACTGTGAGCTTAAAAAAGAGGTCAGATTTCATCGTGGGTACAACAGATCTCTCCAGTCAGGCCAAGAAGGAAAGGCCCTGGTTGGCTTTGGTCTTCACCGACTGGACACGCTGCAGGATCTGTACGAATCGAAGGACCCAAACAAAATTAG CTATGTCAGTTTCCTCCGGACCAAGAAGTCAACCTGCGATCCAGGGTCCAAAATGGAGGACGCCATCAGGTACATTTTGAAGCGTGACCAAAGGCGGGGTGCAGCTGCCACCAGGAGGCCAACCCCCAGCTTTGCCCCTAGAGCAGCCAGAAAACACACTAGAGACCAGCCTACCACTGCCTCAAG ACCCATAGTGAGGAAGCAGAAAAGGAGCTTGACAGGGAAATCATTCCGCCCTCGATAA
- the LOC123969011 gene encoding uncharacterized protein LOC123969011 isoform X3 (The sequence of the model RefSeq protein was modified relative to this genomic sequence to represent the inferred CDS: added 152 bases not found in genome assembly), whose amino-acid sequence MSSGTKEKHREDEQGPSLIQRVETMASVIELLLETLADLSDREFQRFKDFLLQTSFHRHFLDITQKLLVMRDRQDTVFLLVQRYGEQSVEKTNKVLKRVKRTDLVQRLSDSSSGPKKKPSVDERLSALIDKVATMTAVKQLLLETLSYLSYWELKKFKWLLRFRFFPRSFPDISWKVMLMTDRRGAVVDMVMEMCGQQSVEVTKEVFMDMNRTDLVQRLSETSSGPTGPGTTAGAVIAPEQRKDRAMLAQLELKAASAAGSSAEAFGTTEKENHSADEHWPALIQEVEMMASVIELLLETLAVLSDGEFRNIKKVLLKQFHLRRRFLDISLMQLETIDMQVAVFLMVLVYGQQSVEKTKEVLKRIERTDLVQRLSDGSSGSKKKPSALIQTVATIAAVEQLLLETLNDLSNEELRKFKEFLQWIVSQDLPYISWTLRHTDRAEIVELMVKNYGQQSVEVTKEVFMDMNRTDLVERLTKPSSGLKEKHSVDEHQPAPFERAAVKQILLETLEYLSLMELKKFIRLLQFTYFQKSLPQIPRSKVDGVNSAHVLMNLMVQTCGQQSVEVTKEVFMDMNRTDLVERLSETSSGPKEKHLSKQFQKKVNMTSLQRKLFETLEDLSDGDLVKFKHVLQYTNIKEGLPRIPRHQIEMADRFEIVELMVEIYGQQSVEVTREVLKKMSRTDLVHKLSDISSGSKEYMWTARQPIEQKVLKKMNMTDLVQKLSDISSGSKGPSRSLELEACGTIMQDSSDWTKLIPEVNSKGAEEAPTYSLQSEAGNHFECSVSGLRWACKEKVSFRYQFCSWEEPMERMESIKYIPAGPLMDITVIAGRFDDVYLPSLGL is encoded by the exons ATGAGCTCAGGAACCAAAG AGAAACACCGTGAGGATGAACAGGGGCCTTCGCTGATCCAGAGA GTGGAAACGATGGCGTCTGTTATAGAGCTGCTTCTGGAAACGCTGGCAGATTTGAGTGACAGGGAGTTTCAGCGATTCAAGGATTTCCTGCTTCAAACAAGCTTCCACAGACACTTCTTAGACATCACACAGAAGTTGCTTGTAATGAGAGACCGGCAGGACACGGTGTTTTTATTGGTGCAGCGCTATGGCGAACAGTCTGTGGAGAAGACAAACAAGGTTTTAAAGAGGGTGAAGAGGACTGATCTGGTGCAGAGGTTATCAGACAGCAGCTCAGGACCCAAAA aAAAACCCTCTGTTGATGAACGCCTGTCTGCACTGATCGACAAA GTGGCAACGATGACGGCTGTTAAACAGCTGCTTTTGGAAACACTCTCATATTTGAGCTACTGGGAGCTGAAGAAGTTCAAGTGGTTGCTGCGGTTTAGGTTCTTCCCGAGGAGCTTTCCAGACATCTCATGGAAAGTGATGCTCATGACAGACAGGAGAGGCGCAGTGGTGGATATGGTGATGGAGATGTGCGGTCAGCAGTCTGTGGAGGTGACCAAGGAGGTTTTCATGGACATGAACAGGACTGATCTGGTGCAGAGGCTGTCAGAGACCAGCTCAGGGCCTACAg GACCAGGCACCACGGCAGGGGCTGTGATCGCCCCAGAGCAGAGGAAAGatagagccatgctggcccagctggAACTTAAGGCTGCTTCTG CTGCAGGATCATCAGCTGAAGCATTTGGTACCACAGAGAAAG AAAATCACTCTGCAGATGAACATTGGCCTGCACTGATCCAAGAA GTGGAAATGATGGCGTCTGTTATAGAACTGCTCCTGGAAACGCTGGCTGTTTTGAGTGACGGGGAGTTTAGGAACATCAAGAAAGTCCTCCTAAAACAATTTCACTTGCGCAGACGTTTCCTAGACATCTCATTGATGCAGCTGGAGACAATAGACATGCAGGTTGCAGTGTTTTTAATGGTGCTGGTCTACGGCCAACAGTCTGTGGAGAAGACAAAGGAGGTTTTAAAGAGGATAGAGAGGACTGATCTGGTGCAGAGGTTGTCAGACGGCAGCTCAGGATCCAAAA AGAAACCTTCTGCACTGATCCAGACA GTCGCAACAATAGCAGCTGTTGAACAGCTGCTTTTGGAAACCCTGAATGATTTGAGTAATGAAGAACTCAGGAAATTCAAGGAGTTCCTGCAGTGGATTGTCTCCCAGGACCTCCCATACATCTCATGGACgttgagacacacagacagagcagaAATAGTGGAGTTGATGGTGAAGAACTACGGCCAACAGTCTGTGGAGGTGACCAAGGAGGTTTTCATGGACATGAACAGGACTGATCTGGTGGAGAGGTTGACAAAGCCCAGCTCAGGACTCAAAG AGAAACACTCTGTGGATGAACATCAACCTGCACCATTCGAGAGA GCAGCTGTTAAACAGATTCTTTTGGAAACCCTGGAGTATTTGAGTCTTATGGAGCTCAAGAAATTCATACGGTTGCTGCAGTTTACGTACTTCCAGAAAAGCCTCCCACAAATCCCAAGGAGCAAAGTGGACGGGGTAAACAGTGCGCATGTACTAATGAATCTGATGGTGCAGACCTGTGGCCAGCAGTCTGTGGAGGTGACCAAGGAGGTTTTCATGGACATGAACAGGACTGATCTGGTGGAGAGGTTGTCAGAGACCAGCTCAGGACCCAAAG AGAAACATCTGTCTAAACAGTTCCAGAAA AAAGTGAACATGACATCACTTCAGAGGAAGCTTTTCGAAACACTGGAAG ATTTAAGTGACGGGGATCTCGTGAAATTCAAGCATGTCCTGCAGTACACTAACATCAAGGAAGGCCTCCCAAGAATCCCAAGACACCAGATAGAGATGGCAGACAGATTTGAAATAGTGGAGCTGATGGTGGAGATCTACGGCCAACAGTCAGTGGAGGTGACCAGGGAGGTTTTAAAGAAGATGAGCAGGACTGATCTGGTGCACAAGTTGTCAGACATCAGCTCAGGATCTAAAG AATACATGTGGACAGCCAGGCAGCCAATTGAACAGAAGGTTTTAAAGAAGATGAACATGACTGATCTGGTGCAGAAGTTGTCAGACATCAGCTCAGGATCTAAAG ggCCTTCAAGGAGTTTGGAGCTTGAGGCTTGTGGAACCATTATg CAGGACTCCAGTGACTGGACTAAACTAATACCTGAAGTGAACAGTAAAGGTGCAGAAGAGGCTCCAACTTACAG CCTACAGTCTGAAGCAGGAAACCACTTTGAATGCAGTGTCTCTGGCTTGCGCTGGGCCTGTAAGG
- the pycard gene encoding apoptosis-associated speck-like protein containing a CARD, with protein MPPRTVKMAIANTLEDLSKQDFEKFRHQLLDRREQPRVRRNMVEDKNFLDVTDVLVSTFTESGALRVAVEILRQIGCNEEAQTLAARPSAGAIMVGKEMAPKTIRKAIADALEDLSKDNFDKFCRQLLDRREEPRVRRNKVEGKSFLDIADILVSTFTERRAVTVTAELLKQIDCHCEADSLEDDVREETPPPSQPGPSDTSLQFVEKHKVELFKRVSNTAPILDELFDKNVLQPEIYEKIRALATSQEKMREIYLCCLKGGEACKNILYEILERNEPYLIADLKEKK; from the exons ATGCCCCCCAGGACTGTTAAGATGGCTATAGCAAACACACTGGAAGACCTGAGTAAGCAGGACTTTGAAAAGTTCCGCCACCAGCTTCTGGACCGCAGAGAACAGCCGCGGGTCAGACGCAATATGGTGGAAGATAAAAACTTTTTAGATGTCACAGACGTCCTGGTTTCAACCTTTACCGAGTCCGGAGCTCTTCGGGTGGCTGTGGAAATACTGAGACAAATCGGCTGCAACGAGGAGGCACAGACACTCG CTGCAAGACCATCAGCAGGAGCCATCATGGTGGGAAAAG AAATGGCCCCCAAAACCATAAGAAAGGCAATAGCAGACGCGCTGGAGGACTTATCAAAAGATAACTTTGATAAGTTCTGCCGCCAGCTCTTGGACCGCAGAGAAGAACCCCGGGTCAGAAGAAATAAGGTGGAGGGTAAAAGCTTTTTAGACATCGCAGACATCCTGGTTTCCACTTTTACCGAACGCAGAGCTGTCACCGTTACCGCCGAGCTGTTGAAACAGATTGATTGCCACTGTGAAGCAGACTCACTCG AGGATGATGTACGTGAAGAAACCCCACCACCCTCACAACCTGGTCCCAGTGACA CCTCTTTACAGTTTGTGGAGAAACATAAAGTGGAGTTGTTTAAGAGAGTGAGCAACACTGCACCCATTCTGGATGAGCTATTCGACAAAAATGTCCTCCAACCAGAGATTTATGAAAAAATCAGGGCTCTGGCTACCTCTCAGGAGAAGATGAGAGAAATCTACCTATGTTGCCTGAAAGGTGGTGAAGCCTGCAAAAACATCTTATATGAAATCCTTGAGAGAAATGAGCCATATCTAATTGCTGACCTCAAGGAAAAGAAGTAA
- the LOC123969011 gene encoding uncharacterized protein LOC123969011 isoform X1 (The sequence of the model RefSeq protein was modified relative to this genomic sequence to represent the inferred CDS: added 152 bases not found in genome assembly), giving the protein MSSGTKEKHREDEQGPSLIQRVETMASVIELLLETLADLSDREFQRFKDFLLQTSFHRHFLDITQKLLVMRDRQDTVFLLVQRYGEQSVEKTNKVLKRVKRTDLVQRLSDSSSGPKKKPSVDERLSALIDKVATMTAVKQLLLETLSYLSYWELKKFKWLLRFRFFPRSFPDISWKVMLMTDRRGAVVDMVMEMCGQQSVEVTKEVFMDMNRTDLVQRLSETSSGPTGPGTTAGAVIAPEQRKDRAMLAQLELKAASAAGSSAEAFGTTEKENHSADEHWPALIQEVEMMASVIELLLETLAVLSDGEFRNIKKVLLKQFHLRRRFLDISLMQLETIDMQVAVFLMVLVYGQQSVEKTKEVLKRIERTDLVQRLSDGSSGSKKKPSALIQTVATIAAVEQLLLETLNDLSNEELRKFKEFLQWIVSQDLPYISWTLRHTDRAEIVELMVKNYGQQSVEVTKEVFMDMNRTDLVERLTKPSSGLKEKHSVDEHQPAPFERAAVKQILLETLEYLSLMELKKFIRLLQFTYFQKSLPQIPRSKVDGVNSAHVLMNLMVQTCGQQSVEVTKEVFMDMNRTDLVERLSETSSGPKEKHLSKQFQKKVNMTSLQRKLFETLEDLSFGELQQFKCLLQHKHVNEGLPRIPRHQIEMADRFEIVELMVEIYGQQSVEVTREILKKMSSTDMIWYDMKWSNRGSRLKVVIYKENCSVDDHEPALREMVMKLLETLEDLSDGDLVKFKHVLQYTNIKEGLPRIPRHQIEMADRFEIVELMVEIYGQQSVEVTREVLKKMSRTDLVHKLSDISSGSKEYMWTARQPIEQKVLKKMNMTDLVQKLSDISSGSKGPSRSLELEACGTIMQDSSDWTKLIPEVNSKGAEEAPTYSLQSEAGNHFECSVSGLRWACKEKVSFRYQFCSWEEPMERMESIKYIPAGPLMDITVIAGRFDDVYLPSLGL; this is encoded by the exons ATGAGCTCAGGAACCAAAG AGAAACACCGTGAGGATGAACAGGGGCCTTCGCTGATCCAGAGA GTGGAAACGATGGCGTCTGTTATAGAGCTGCTTCTGGAAACGCTGGCAGATTTGAGTGACAGGGAGTTTCAGCGATTCAAGGATTTCCTGCTTCAAACAAGCTTCCACAGACACTTCTTAGACATCACACAGAAGTTGCTTGTAATGAGAGACCGGCAGGACACGGTGTTTTTATTGGTGCAGCGCTATGGCGAACAGTCTGTGGAGAAGACAAACAAGGTTTTAAAGAGGGTGAAGAGGACTGATCTGGTGCAGAGGTTATCAGACAGCAGCTCAGGACCCAAAA aAAAACCCTCTGTTGATGAACGCCTGTCTGCACTGATCGACAAA GTGGCAACGATGACGGCTGTTAAACAGCTGCTTTTGGAAACACTCTCATATTTGAGCTACTGGGAGCTGAAGAAGTTCAAGTGGTTGCTGCGGTTTAGGTTCTTCCCGAGGAGCTTTCCAGACATCTCATGGAAAGTGATGCTCATGACAGACAGGAGAGGCGCAGTGGTGGATATGGTGATGGAGATGTGCGGTCAGCAGTCTGTGGAGGTGACCAAGGAGGTTTTCATGGACATGAACAGGACTGATCTGGTGCAGAGGCTGTCAGAGACCAGCTCAGGGCCTACAg GACCAGGCACCACGGCAGGGGCTGTGATCGCCCCAGAGCAGAGGAAAGatagagccatgctggcccagctggAACTTAAGGCTGCTTCTG CTGCAGGATCATCAGCTGAAGCATTTGGTACCACAGAGAAAG AAAATCACTCTGCAGATGAACATTGGCCTGCACTGATCCAAGAA GTGGAAATGATGGCGTCTGTTATAGAACTGCTCCTGGAAACGCTGGCTGTTTTGAGTGACGGGGAGTTTAGGAACATCAAGAAAGTCCTCCTAAAACAATTTCACTTGCGCAGACGTTTCCTAGACATCTCATTGATGCAGCTGGAGACAATAGACATGCAGGTTGCAGTGTTTTTAATGGTGCTGGTCTACGGCCAACAGTCTGTGGAGAAGACAAAGGAGGTTTTAAAGAGGATAGAGAGGACTGATCTGGTGCAGAGGTTGTCAGACGGCAGCTCAGGATCCAAAA AGAAACCTTCTGCACTGATCCAGACA GTCGCAACAATAGCAGCTGTTGAACAGCTGCTTTTGGAAACCCTGAATGATTTGAGTAATGAAGAACTCAGGAAATTCAAGGAGTTCCTGCAGTGGATTGTCTCCCAGGACCTCCCATACATCTCATGGACgttgagacacacagacagagcagaAATAGTGGAGTTGATGGTGAAGAACTACGGCCAACAGTCTGTGGAGGTGACCAAGGAGGTTTTCATGGACATGAACAGGACTGATCTGGTGGAGAGGTTGACAAAGCCCAGCTCAGGACTCAAAG AGAAACACTCTGTGGATGAACATCAACCTGCACCATTCGAGAGA GCAGCTGTTAAACAGATTCTTTTGGAAACCCTGGAGTATTTGAGTCTTATGGAGCTCAAGAAATTCATACGGTTGCTGCAGTTTACGTACTTCCAGAAAAGCCTCCCACAAATCCCAAGGAGCAAAGTGGACGGGGTAAACAGTGCGCATGTACTAATGAATCTGATGGTGCAGACCTGTGGCCAGCAGTCTGTGGAGGTGACCAAGGAGGTTTTCATGGACATGAACAGGACTGATCTGGTGGAGAGGTTGTCAGAGACCAGCTCAGGACCCAAAG AGAAACATCTGTCTAAACAGTTCCAGAAA AAAGTGAACATGACATCACTTCAGAGGAAGCTTTTCGAAACACTGGAAGATTTAAGTTTTGGGGAGCTCCAGCAATTCAAGTGTCTCCTGCAGCACAAACACGTGAACGAAGGCCTCCCAAGAATCCCAAGACACCAGATAGAGATGGCAGACAGATTTGAAATAGTGGAGCTGATGGTGGAGATCTACGGCCAACAGTCTGTGGAGGTGACCAGGGAGATTTTAAAGAAGATGAGCAGTACTGATATGATATGGTATGATATGAAGTGGTCGAACCGAGGCTCAAGACTCAAAGTTGTAATATATAAAg AGAATTGCTCTGTGGATGACCATGAACCGGCACTGAGA GAAATGGTCATGAAGCTTTTGGAAACACTGGAAGATTTAAGTGACGGGGATCTCGTGAAATTCAAGCATGTCCTGCAGTACACTAACATCAAGGAAGGCCTCCCAAGAATCCCAAGACACCAGATAGAGATGGCAGACAGATTTGAAATAGTGGAGCTGATGGTGGAGATCTACGGCCAACAGTCAGTGGAGGTGACCAGGGAGGTTTTAAAGAAGATGAGCAGGACTGATCTGGTGCACAAGTTGTCAGACATCAGCTCAGGATCTAAAG AATACATGTGGACAGCCAGGCAGCCAATTGAACAGAAGGTTTTAAAGAAGATGAACATGACTGATCTGGTGCAGAAGTTGTCAGACATCAGCTCAGGATCTAAAG ggCCTTCAAGGAGTTTGGAGCTTGAGGCTTGTGGAACCATTATg CAGGACTCCAGTGACTGGACTAAACTAATACCTGAAGTGAACAGTAAAGGTGCAGAAGAGGCTCCAACTTACAG CCTACAGTCTGAAGCAGGAAACCACTTTGAATGCAGTGTCTCTGGCTTGCGCTGGGCCTGTAAGG
- the LOC123969011 gene encoding uncharacterized protein LOC123969011 isoform X2 (The sequence of the model RefSeq protein was modified relative to this genomic sequence to represent the inferred CDS: added 152 bases not found in genome assembly): MSSGTKEKHREDEQGPSLIQRVETMASVIELLLETLADLSDREFQRFKDFLLQTSFHRHFLDITQKLLVMRDRQDTVFLLVQRYGEQSVEKTNKVLKRVKRTDLVQRLSDSSSGPKKKPSVDERLSALIDKVATMTAVKQLLLETLSYLSYWELKKFKWLLRFRFFPRSFPDISWKVMLMTDRRGAVVDMVMEMCGQQSVEVTKEVFMDMNRTDLVQRLSETSSGPTAAGSSAEAFGTTEKENHSADEHWPALIQEVEMMASVIELLLETLAVLSDGEFRNIKKVLLKQFHLRRRFLDISLMQLETIDMQVAVFLMVLVYGQQSVEKTKEVLKRIERTDLVQRLSDGSSGSKKKPSALIQTVATIAAVEQLLLETLNDLSNEELRKFKEFLQWIVSQDLPYISWTLRHTDRAEIVELMVKNYGQQSVEVTKEVFMDMNRTDLVERLTKPSSGLKEKHSVDEHQPAPFERAAVKQILLETLEYLSLMELKKFIRLLQFTYFQKSLPQIPRSKVDGVNSAHVLMNLMVQTCGQQSVEVTKEVFMDMNRTDLVERLSETSSGPKEKHLSKQFQKKVNMTSLQRKLFETLEDLSFGELQQFKCLLQHKHVNEGLPRIPRHQIEMADRFEIVELMVEIYGQQSVEVTREILKKMSSTDMIWYDMKWSNRGSRLKVVIYKENCSVDDHEPALREMVMKLLETLEDLSDGDLVKFKHVLQYTNIKEGLPRIPRHQIEMADRFEIVELMVEIYGQQSVEVTREVLKKMSRTDLVHKLSDISSGSKEYMWTARQPIEQKVLKKMNMTDLVQKLSDISSGSKGPSRSLELEACGTIMQDSSDWTKLIPEVNSKGAEEAPTYSLQSEAGNHFECSVSGLRWACKEKVSFRYQFCSWEEPMERMESIKYIPAGPLMDITVIAGRFDDVYLPSLGL, translated from the exons ATGAGCTCAGGAACCAAAG AGAAACACCGTGAGGATGAACAGGGGCCTTCGCTGATCCAGAGA GTGGAAACGATGGCGTCTGTTATAGAGCTGCTTCTGGAAACGCTGGCAGATTTGAGTGACAGGGAGTTTCAGCGATTCAAGGATTTCCTGCTTCAAACAAGCTTCCACAGACACTTCTTAGACATCACACAGAAGTTGCTTGTAATGAGAGACCGGCAGGACACGGTGTTTTTATTGGTGCAGCGCTATGGCGAACAGTCTGTGGAGAAGACAAACAAGGTTTTAAAGAGGGTGAAGAGGACTGATCTGGTGCAGAGGTTATCAGACAGCAGCTCAGGACCCAAAA aAAAACCCTCTGTTGATGAACGCCTGTCTGCACTGATCGACAAA GTGGCAACGATGACGGCTGTTAAACAGCTGCTTTTGGAAACACTCTCATATTTGAGCTACTGGGAGCTGAAGAAGTTCAAGTGGTTGCTGCGGTTTAGGTTCTTCCCGAGGAGCTTTCCAGACATCTCATGGAAAGTGATGCTCATGACAGACAGGAGAGGCGCAGTGGTGGATATGGTGATGGAGATGTGCGGTCAGCAGTCTGTGGAGGTGACCAAGGAGGTTTTCATGGACATGAACAGGACTGATCTGGTGCAGAGGCTGTCAGAGACCAGCTCAGGGCCTACAg CTGCAGGATCATCAGCTGAAGCATTTGGTACCACAGAGAAAG AAAATCACTCTGCAGATGAACATTGGCCTGCACTGATCCAAGAA GTGGAAATGATGGCGTCTGTTATAGAACTGCTCCTGGAAACGCTGGCTGTTTTGAGTGACGGGGAGTTTAGGAACATCAAGAAAGTCCTCCTAAAACAATTTCACTTGCGCAGACGTTTCCTAGACATCTCATTGATGCAGCTGGAGACAATAGACATGCAGGTTGCAGTGTTTTTAATGGTGCTGGTCTACGGCCAACAGTCTGTGGAGAAGACAAAGGAGGTTTTAAAGAGGATAGAGAGGACTGATCTGGTGCAGAGGTTGTCAGACGGCAGCTCAGGATCCAAAA AGAAACCTTCTGCACTGATCCAGACA GTCGCAACAATAGCAGCTGTTGAACAGCTGCTTTTGGAAACCCTGAATGATTTGAGTAATGAAGAACTCAGGAAATTCAAGGAGTTCCTGCAGTGGATTGTCTCCCAGGACCTCCCATACATCTCATGGACgttgagacacacagacagagcagaAATAGTGGAGTTGATGGTGAAGAACTACGGCCAACAGTCTGTGGAGGTGACCAAGGAGGTTTTCATGGACATGAACAGGACTGATCTGGTGGAGAGGTTGACAAAGCCCAGCTCAGGACTCAAAG AGAAACACTCTGTGGATGAACATCAACCTGCACCATTCGAGAGA GCAGCTGTTAAACAGATTCTTTTGGAAACCCTGGAGTATTTGAGTCTTATGGAGCTCAAGAAATTCATACGGTTGCTGCAGTTTACGTACTTCCAGAAAAGCCTCCCACAAATCCCAAGGAGCAAAGTGGACGGGGTAAACAGTGCGCATGTACTAATGAATCTGATGGTGCAGACCTGTGGCCAGCAGTCTGTGGAGGTGACCAAGGAGGTTTTCATGGACATGAACAGGACTGATCTGGTGGAGAGGTTGTCAGAGACCAGCTCAGGACCCAAAG AGAAACATCTGTCTAAACAGTTCCAGAAA AAAGTGAACATGACATCACTTCAGAGGAAGCTTTTCGAAACACTGGAAGATTTAAGTTTTGGGGAGCTCCAGCAATTCAAGTGTCTCCTGCAGCACAAACACGTGAACGAAGGCCTCCCAAGAATCCCAAGACACCAGATAGAGATGGCAGACAGATTTGAAATAGTGGAGCTGATGGTGGAGATCTACGGCCAACAGTCTGTGGAGGTGACCAGGGAGATTTTAAAGAAGATGAGCAGTACTGATATGATATGGTATGATATGAAGTGGTCGAACCGAGGCTCAAGACTCAAAGTTGTAATATATAAAg AGAATTGCTCTGTGGATGACCATGAACCGGCACTGAGA GAAATGGTCATGAAGCTTTTGGAAACACTGGAAGATTTAAGTGACGGGGATCTCGTGAAATTCAAGCATGTCCTGCAGTACACTAACATCAAGGAAGGCCTCCCAAGAATCCCAAGACACCAGATAGAGATGGCAGACAGATTTGAAATAGTGGAGCTGATGGTGGAGATCTACGGCCAACAGTCAGTGGAGGTGACCAGGGAGGTTTTAAAGAAGATGAGCAGGACTGATCTGGTGCACAAGTTGTCAGACATCAGCTCAGGATCTAAAG AATACATGTGGACAGCCAGGCAGCCAATTGAACAGAAGGTTTTAAAGAAGATGAACATGACTGATCTGGTGCAGAAGTTGTCAGACATCAGCTCAGGATCTAAAG ggCCTTCAAGGAGTTTGGAGCTTGAGGCTTGTGGAACCATTATg CAGGACTCCAGTGACTGGACTAAACTAATACCTGAAGTGAACAGTAAAGGTGCAGAAGAGGCTCCAACTTACAG CCTACAGTCTGAAGCAGGAAACCACTTTGAATGCAGTGTCTCTGGCTTGCGCTGGGCCTGTAAGG